In Nymphaea colorata isolate Beijing-Zhang1983 unplaced genomic scaffold, ASM883128v2 scaffold0632, whole genome shotgun sequence, the DNA window CTTCTCTCGCATGCACTGCAACCACTTCTAAACTATATCCATCGGTGGACCTACCGCGGATAACTGCTCGATCCTTCAACTAATTCTTCATCTCCGAGAACCGGAAAGTGTATGAGAGCGAGTAGTGGCAGGAAAGGTTCAAGCTAGTCGCCGAAAACGTGCCCAGCATCCTCGACAGCGAATCCGCACGCATGATCTTCAGCACGGGCAAGGCCATCCACTTCCTCCTCAACAGGTGCAAGGTGCTCTACCAGGTCAAAACCCCCTTCCTAGATACCAACTGCCTATCGGATACGAACGCCCTCCTCTCGGGACCCTTCCGCAACTGGCTGGCAGCCGTCCACGGCGAGGTGAGCCAAGCCCTCGTGGAGACCCTCTTCAACCAGTTCCATCTGAGATACCACCTGCAATCAATCAAGAATTTCTTCTTAGCAGGAAAGGGGGATTTCATCAGCACCTCTATGACACCCTCAAGAAAAACTCTCCCAAAAAAAGCAGGAAATCACCGAACACTCACTCGACGGTTACATCTACGACGCAATCGGCAAGTGCTTCCCAGATTTCCAGCTGCCTGACGGCGGATCCTTCAGGAGCAACATAGCCGATCGGTTGCTAGCCAAGAAGATAGAGTTCGGAAGCGGGACTGAGGGATGGGACTGCTTCAACTTCCAATACTCTCTATAGCGGATCGAGCCATTGCAGGTCTTCTTTTCGCCCGAAACTATGCTCGGCTACCAGAAGATTTCGCCTTCCTGTGGCGCGTGAACAGGTGGAGGAGAATCTGAAAGGATTGTGGGTGTTACAGTCCCGTGAGGAGGCGCTCCGGCTCAGAAAGACGCAAAGCAGAGAGTTGCAATCTTTGTTCCACCTAGCTTATCTCCTGCGGTCAGCCATGCTTCATTTCCTGAGCAGCCTCCACAGCTACCTCATGGTCACCCTCTAGACTGCATGGACCCGCTTTTCAGGCTAGGCAAGCACGGCTCGCACTCTCGACGACCTGCTGGCTCGCCACCGCTCCTTCCAGCAAGAGGCCCTCGAAATCGCCCTCTGCACACCCCGCGAGAAGAACCTGCAGATGGCCTTGGCCAACATCTTCTCGGTGATCGGCAATTTCAAGATAGTCTACATGCGTCTGCAGGAGAACTTCGACGAATATTACGAAAAACTGCGACTCTATGAGGACAGGCAAACCATGGCCCGGAGAGGAATAACGGTCTAATCTTTGGAGCTGCCCGAGATCAGTCTCGGCAAGGCGCAGAAGGACCTGAGGGAGTTGAAGGCTGTTTTCGACACGACTTTCCGCAACCTTTTCATGCAGTTGCGTAAGGAGGGAGAGGGCAGGGTGAGTAGCCTAAGCGTGCTGGCGGCGAAACTGGACTTCAGCCAGTACTATACCAACCTCTACCTCGAGTGATGTCCATTCATATATCATTCATATCCAATATACCACCATCCATACCATTCTTATCCTCGTATCGTATCATCCTCATACCGAAAAACTGCAAATGCTTCCCTACTCCTCCCAAATGAATGCAGACAATCAATAAACTTCATCGCAAGTTTCCCAGCCTTCCCTTccatttcaaaaagaaaagccctccattttcaatttgaatttctCGGCGTTATTAAGGCAGGAGGGTaagtttaatttaaatttaattaatgTAATTCTTAGCGGGAAATTCCGGAGTGACCACAAGTGGGACAGCCAACGGCGAAGCCGGCGTGATGAACCCAGAACTGCCCAAGGCGGACTTCCACTTCACCATCGAGGGGAACATCGGCTGCGGCAAGTCGACGATCGTCGAGATCCTGCGCCAGAAGATGCCCGAGGCGCGCTGGATCGAAGAGCCCGTCAACGACTGGCAGAACCTGAGCGGCAAGAAGATCAACATGCTCGAGAAGTACTACATGGAGCCCAAACGCTGGGGATTCACCTTCCAAATCTACGCCATCTTCACCCGCGTCCAAAAACTCAGAGAAGCCAGCCAACGCCACCCCGAAAAGGTCAAGATCTCAGAGAGGAGCGTCCTCGCCGATAAGTACGTCTTCTCGGAGCTGATGAAGGACCTCGGATACATGAACGAGGCCGAACACGAGGTCTTCAAGTCCCTCTACAAAAGCTTCGAAACCATGGCCGAGGTCGAGAAGACCAAGATCATCTACCTGAAATGCACGCCCGAGAAGTGCCACCAGAGGACCAAGAGTCGCATGCGGCCCGAGGAGACTGAGATCTCGCTGGACTACCTGAAGCTCATCCACGAGAAGCACGAGAAGTGGTTCAAGTCATACGCCCAGGAGAAGGTGCTCGTGATCGATACCACCGAGGACTTCAAGGAGAGTCCCGAAAGGATCGCCGATTTTTTGGAGAAGATCAAGAGATTCATGGAATGATGCTCCTCCCTTATCATGCTACTAACACCACTATCACTATCAAGGCAACCATTCCCGGCTAGTGTGATATGATGATGCTGAGAGATCATTGGATTTCGAGGAGGGCGCTCTTGATGGCCTGAGCCAGGTACTTGGCGTTGCGCTTGTTGATGCCAGACATGCTGATCCTGCCGGACTTGAGCAAATACACGTGGTATTTGTCTGTCAGCAGTTGGCACGCACGCTAGCTTAGGCCGGTGAAGGAAAACATGCCGATTTGCTCAGTAATGTGGTTCCAAGTCCCTGGAGCGTTTATTCTCTATAATTCCGACCGAAGCAGCGCTCTCATCTGCCTGATCCTCGCCGCCACCACATCCCGCAGCTCAGTCTCCCACTCCTTGAATAATTCCGGATTGTTGAGGATTCTCGCAGCCACGAGAGCTCCATACTTGCTGGGACTCGAGTAGATGGCTCGCACGATCACCCTACATCAGACATAGCTTACTTCAGTTGGGAGAGCACGCGTTCAGCTGTCTCTTTGGAGCTTAGCACCACGTGCAATCCGCCCACTCTCTCGCCGTAGAGTCCCATGTTCTTGGCGAAGGACTGCGCTGCGAATAGCTGGAAGCCCTGCTGGGTGAAGTACCTGACCGCCCACGCGTCCTTGGCGAAATCCCCAGTCGCGAAGCCTTGGTAGGCCGTGTCGAAGAAGGGAATCAGGCTGTTCTTCTTCATCACCTCCGCCACCCGCCTCCACTGCTCCTCCCCGAGGTCGAAACCGGTCGGATTGTGCGCGCTGGGGTGCAGCAGCACGTATGATCCGGGAATGGCGGCCTTTAGTCCCTATAGCATGGCCTCGAAGTCGATCCCTCGCAGTTTGGGGAATAGTAGGGGTATTCCAATACTTTCAAATGGTGCTTTTCGATGAGAGTGCGGTGGATGGCCCAGGTGGGGGACGAGATGTAGACCACTCTGGGCAGGTACTTGGCGATGAAGTCAAAGGCGATTCCCAGGGCGCCCGTCCCCGAGATGCTCTGCAGTGAAGCGATGCGATGCTGCTTGACTGCCTGGGAGTCTGCTCCGAAGAGGAGGTTCCTGGCGCCGCTGACGAACTCGGGCAGTCCGTCCATGTCGAGGTACTCCTGCATCGTAAGAAACTAACGTGGTTGGGCGATTTCAGCAACTATTACTCTACCTTCCTGACGACCGCAAAAACGTGGGGCTTCCCATCGTCATCCCTGTATACTCCCTGTCCGAGGTTCACCTTCTCCTCGGACTGGTCGCGCTGGTAGGCCTAGCGGGTCCAGAAGATGGGATCCTTGGGGGCCTGCTCGACGTGGGAGAAGAGGTCCTGCGAGACAAGCTGCGACTCGAGCTGCAAGTGATGAAGGCGCTCCATGATAATATATCTAGCTTTTATTTCGATCAGAAGCCCATATAACTCACCTACACTATCGGCCATAAATTCGCAAGCAAAGATTGGGAAGATAGAGAGGGCAGGATCAGCCAGAAACCAAGAGAAATGGAATACACTTGAAGAACTAATTTAGGCTTATAGTATCCTACTCTCCAGAGGTTAACAATCGAAGCAAAGTCATCCACCCATGCTTCCCTCTCCAAATAACCGCAAGCTATCCGTTTCCACGCATAGGATAAATAAACCCGAAGGATGTTTATAATAGGCTAGTCTCAACGAATCATTATTCCTTTTCCCTCGTGGCTGCTTCAGGCTTGGGAGACGAGCACGGAGAGTTGCTTGGAGTGTGTGCTGAACCTCTGGAGTGCGTTCTGGTTGCGAACGATGGTCTGCGTGCATCTAAATGAAGGAAGCGGTACTGTTGGAGGCACTTGGCCTCGTCGGGAGAGAACTGCGGCCGGTGGAAGGCGAGGATGCAGCGGGTGGCGCACTCCTTGATGTGCATCTTGTCGAAACTGGTCTCGATGGACTGCATGGCTTCAGAAATTATTATATACTCCCTTCTATCACTCGTATAAGACCCCCGCGAAGAAAGCCGATAGAAACCGACCGCCTCCCGCACAGAGATCAAACCCAGAAAAGATGGAAGGACGGGTGGAAGCGGATGGTGGGTTTGAGAATCGAAGGGAAAGGGGACTTTTGGGTGAGGATCGAATGGCGGATGATTTTTGAAACATAGTTATCAGTATCAGTTATCCATATACGCGAATGATGGGTGCGGAGGCGGTCGGATGGCCCTTGCGGTGATTTTCAGAAGTGAAGATCGGACATTCCAAAATTATcgttatttcatcattttcagtTATACTCGCGAAGAATATTACTCTTCCATTCTCACACCCATGTTATCATCAAAATATACGCAATACCCCAGCATATTATCCTCTCCACCGATCATACACCCATACCCCATGGGCAACCATTACCATCTTTAGTGTTTTGTTATAATGCTACCTATCCTGCGCTTCATAGCTGTCCTTTTTCTGCTGACGGGTGTGTCGAGCTTGGAGACGGTGCTAAACTTCAGCCTGCTGAACGAGGGCGAGACCATTTCCATCTTCCTGGCCAGCTACCTGAACGCCCCCAAGCAGGCCACCCTCGACAAGGTGCACTCCTCCAACATCGACGCCCTCTCCACCGAGCTCACCACCAACCAGCCGCTCCTCAACGTCTCCGCCGTCCCCCTCAAGGTCGCCCTGCCCAACGGCACCGACTACCTCTTCAACAGCTCCGACGTCATGGAGAGCTGCAGCCTCTACAACCAGCCCAACAAGCTCTTCCTGATGCGCGGAAACGTCCTGCTGTCGGTGCGCTACCAGTTCTCCCCCAGCGACTCGCCCTACAGCGTGGCGGTGGCGGTGATAGAGGGACCGGTGGAGTGCACCGAGGTGAGCGTGATGGAGAATTATGGAAATTATTACGCGGTGGTCGGGTGCCTGCGCTCCGAGAACGTCTCCGCCCTCTACGCCTTCAGGTTCAACTCCACCGACCCCGGCACCGTCAACGGACTCATCCCCCTCAACGAGCTCAACATCACCCTCTCCAGCTGCCTCCGCCTCTAAACCTACGCCTTCCGGGAGTTTTCGCTCAACGTCAAGACCTACTACAACTCCATCCTCTACTACTGCGCGGAGGGGCGGCGCGCGGGCGAGCCCTCCAACCTCTACTTCCTCTCCATCGAGAGCCGCAAATCGGTCGACACCCTCGTGGCGGTGGAGCCCAGCTACTCCTTCCCGGGGCGGCTGCTGCGACAGTGCCTGGAGGGCAGCGAGTGGGTGGGGAAGTACGAGCAGGGCATCATCATCCTGCAGGGCGGAGCGCTCTACTACTACAAGTACGACCGGGCGAGCGACGAGTCTATCTGCGACCCAGTGATGGACGTGGAGGGCGTGGTCTACGTGGACGGGGTGGAGGACCAGGAGATCCAGTACATCTACGTGATGTTCAACGACAAGATCATCATCAAGGAGAGCTACTCGCCCAACTTCCAAACCGTCCCCCTCCGCAGAGCCAACCTCACCCTCCACTCCTACGCCATCACCAGGAAACTGCTGGTCCTGCTCTTCCAAAACGCCACCCACCAGAACCTCGCAGTCTACGACCTCGTCCGCAACTACCCCACCGAGGTCGACCAGATGGTTTGGACGAGGGCCAAGAGCGAGCTGTCGGTGTATCCCGTGGGGAACTTCCTGTAGACTGGCAACTACTTCATCACTCTGGACCAGCTGGGCAGCCAGCTGCTGCTCAACTACTACCAGGGCTACGTCTTCACCTTCTCAGTTAGAGACCCCGCCAGGGCCCTCCCCCACGTCACCGTCAACATCTCCAACCAGCAGAACGAAAATCTGGTCCTCGAGTGCCACATCCGCGACTTCAACGACTCCTCAGTCACGCAGGTCAGCGCCACCAGCTTCCCCAAGACCTACCGCGAGCTTCTCAGCGTCAACCTCAGCGACTACGTGGAGGGACCGCTGGGCAGGTTCTACAACTACCCCAACAACATCTCCGCCTTCCAGTACATCAACGAATACTCCGAAGTGGACCTGGCGGGGTTCGTGAAGATGGCGGGAAGGCCGCTGGCGATTTCCTTCAACAACTACCTCAACGCAGCGGTGATAAACTTCTACTATTCGGCCCTCGCCAAGACCTGCGAGCTGAGCTTCGCACCACGCACGCAGACAGTCTCCCTCTCCGACTGCAAGACCCTCACCCGCAAGAAAAGCCAGCTGGAAAACGCCAAGGAAATCGTGGTGCTCAGCGAAGACAAATACCTGCAGTACAACCAGTCCATCCTTGAGTATTGCGCCCTCTCCTCGAACAACGAGTTCGAGTGCATGGGAGTCGCAGTGCCCGGCATGGGCGGTTTCGAGCGAGTGCGTCTCGTGAGATACTTCTACTCCAAGAACACGGACGAGGTGATCTAGTTGCTGCTGCACAACCCGTCGTAGGTGCTCTTCTGCTGCCTGCAAAGGAACGTCTACTTCGGCTCCCAGTTCAACTTCACCCTCCACTACCACGCCACCAGCAACAACCTGCCCGACCTCGCCACCTGGCACCTCAAATCGCTGCTCTTCGACCCAGCCTACTCCCAGTACCTCGCCCTCCACCTCTACAACCAGTCCGCGCACAGGGTGGTCGTCTTCGATCGCCCCTTCTACGTCAAGAACAGCAGCAGCTTCATCGGACACGTCATGGAGAAGCTGGAGTTCTTGGAGCTGGAGGCCGTGTTCAGCGTGGGGAATTTGCTGGTCTGCGTGTCGCCGACCGTCGGAGGGTGGCTGCTGCAGGAGTACAAGATAACCAAGTACTACCGCGTGAGGGAAACCAGGAGGTACCCCCTGTACCACTTCACGGTTGCCAGGGGCGGCGACCACGCGCAGGACGGCGACTTCATTTACCTGTAGGCCCTCGAGGGGAAGCA includes these proteins:
- the LOC116245308 gene encoding uncharacterized protein LOC116245308 produces the protein MNPELPKADFHFTIEGNIGCGKSTIVEILRQKMPEARWIEEPVNDWQNLSGKKINMLEKYYMEPKRWGFTFQIYAIFTRVQKLREASQRHPEKVKISERSVLADKYVFSELMKDLGYMNEAEHEVFKSLYKSFETMAEVEKTKIIYLKCTPEKCHQRTKSRMRPEETEISLDYLKLIHEKHEKWFKSYAQEKVLVIDTTEDFKESPERIADFLEKIKRFME
- the LOC116245309 gene encoding uncharacterized protein LOC116245309, with protein sequence MQEYLDMDGLPEFVSGARNLLFGADSQAVKQHRIASLQSISGTGALGIAFDFIAKYLPRVVYISSPTWAIHRTLIEKHHLKGLKAAIPGSYVLLHPSAHNPTGFDLGEEQWRRVAEVMKKNSLIPFFDTAYQGFATGDFAKDAWAVRVIVRAIYSSPSKYGALVAARILNNPELFKEWETELRDVVAARIRQMRALLRSEL